In Chryseobacterium oranimense, a single window of DNA contains:
- a CDS encoding MbnP family protein, translating into MKTYKFLSLLFIAFSLFTLSSCQNSDDDDPQDTSTGNLQIKFENGFNNLGDIVLNQTVQTSAAGQKHNFSALKYVISNISLIDESGKEFKYNENNPDKGAFIIDQADAVAGIVYINLNGIPKNNYKKVKFGLGISQNAYLLGQDGQAEFWTKAKQKGMSWSWAAGYVFVKLEGKYGNTAADTEFMNHTGNMGNVTANNTPDLYREITLNLPTTARVSSQIKPSIHILADLNQFLSGSKTLSLTTGNNMMMGSSQHLVDVTNNLTAMFKVDHVHND; encoded by the coding sequence ATGAAAACCTACAAATTTTTATCATTATTATTCATTGCTTTTAGCCTGTTTACTTTATCCTCATGTCAGAATAGCGATGATGACGATCCGCAGGATACTTCAACCGGAAATCTCCAGATCAAGTTTGAAAACGGATTCAATAATCTGGGTGACATTGTACTCAACCAAACGGTACAAACTTCAGCAGCAGGGCAGAAGCATAACTTTTCAGCTCTGAAGTATGTCATCAGCAATATCTCACTGATTGACGAGAGCGGAAAAGAATTTAAATACAATGAAAATAATCCTGACAAAGGCGCTTTCATCATAGATCAGGCTGATGCTGTTGCAGGTATTGTTTATATCAATCTTAATGGTATTCCTAAAAATAATTATAAAAAAGTAAAATTCGGACTGGGAATCAGTCAGAATGCTTATCTGTTAGGCCAGGACGGACAGGCAGAATTCTGGACAAAAGCTAAACAGAAAGGAATGTCCTGGTCATGGGCAGCCGGATATGTTTTTGTAAAACTGGAAGGGAAGTACGGCAATACGGCAGCAGATACAGAATTCATGAATCATACCGGAAACATGGGAAATGTTACGGCTAATAATACCCCTGACCTTTACCGGGAAATTACGTTGAATCTTCCAACTACCGCAAGAGTAAGCTCACAGATAAAGCCTTCAATTCATATCCTTGCAGATTTAAATCAGTTTCTGAGCGGCAGCAAAACGCTTTCCCTTACTACAGGAAATAACATGATGATGGGTTCAAGCCAGCATCTGGTAGATGTTACCAATAACCTTACGGCCATGTTTAAAGTAGATCACGTTCACAATGATTAG
- a CDS encoding superoxide dismutase, with amino-acid sequence MKILKIAALSAVFAAQFAFAQFKQTPLPYAYNALEGSVDAQTMEIHYTKHAAAYVANLNKAIAGTPQEKQTLFQILSGVSKLTPAVRNNAGGHYNHELFWTVLTPVKDTKPSEKLAKAITETFGSMDAFKEKISKAGADRFGSGWAWLAVDKNGKLFVSSTPNQDNPLMDVVEEKGTPILGIDVWEHAYYLKYQNKRADYLTAIWNVLNWKEVSRRYDEAISKK; translated from the coding sequence ATGAAGATTTTGAAAATAGCAGCTTTAAGTGCCGTATTTGCCGCACAGTTCGCTTTTGCGCAGTTTAAGCAGACTCCGCTTCCGTATGCTTACAATGCACTGGAAGGTTCGGTAGATGCACAGACTATGGAAATTCACTATACAAAGCATGCTGCTGCATATGTAGCCAATTTGAATAAAGCTATTGCGGGAACGCCACAGGAGAAGCAGACCTTGTTCCAGATCCTTTCAGGAGTTTCCAAACTTACGCCGGCAGTAAGAAATAATGCAGGAGGGCATTACAACCATGAGCTTTTCTGGACGGTTCTTACGCCTGTAAAAGATACTAAGCCTTCTGAAAAACTAGCTAAAGCGATCACTGAAACCTTTGGAAGCATGGATGCATTCAAAGAAAAGATCAGTAAGGCTGGTGCAGACCGTTTTGGTTCCGGATGGGCGTGGCTTGCTGTAGATAAGAACGGGAAGCTATTCGTATCTTCTACACCTAACCAGGATAATCCTTTAATGGATGTGGTGGAAGAAAAAGGAACACCCATCTTAGGGATCGATGTTTGGGAACATGCTTATTACCTGAAATACCAGAACAAAAGAGCAGACTATCTTACTGCCATCTGGAATGTGCTTAACTGGAAAGAAGTAAGCAGAAGATATGATGAAGCGATAAGCAAAAAATAA
- a CDS encoding cytochrome-c peroxidase: MLVVIPFWTCMSCSDEVIQPLEKDEAYSLRFPSYFPEMTFDASGNTVTKNGVELGRKLFYEGRLSRNNTISCGFCHIQENAFTHHGHTVSHGVDDRIGIRNSPPIQNMAFLKRYMWDGVIHNLNEQPISPITDANEMDSSMPEIISKLKADQKYKKLFAAAYGDENITGERVLKALSQFMVSMISADSKYDRVKQGKETFTSEESQGMALFQQKCASCHSGELFTDESFRNTGMYYNTQFKDAGRYRVTLDQNDWMKFRVPSLRNVEYTAPYMHDGRFYTLEAVLNFYSDHVENNPNLDPHLKQNGNIGIAMNIQEKQFIITFLKTLSDKSFISNPKFAE; encoded by the coding sequence ATGTTGGTTGTTATTCCCTTTTGGACTTGTATGTCCTGTTCAGATGAGGTGATCCAGCCGCTGGAAAAAGATGAAGCCTACTCCCTGCGATTTCCCTCTTATTTCCCTGAAATGACTTTTGATGCCTCCGGTAATACCGTAACCAAAAATGGAGTAGAACTCGGCCGGAAACTGTTCTATGAAGGAAGGCTTTCCAGGAACAACACCATCTCATGTGGCTTCTGCCATATTCAGGAAAATGCTTTTACCCATCACGGGCATACCGTAAGCCACGGAGTTGATGACAGGATTGGAATCCGTAATTCCCCTCCTATTCAAAATATGGCATTTCTCAAAAGGTACATGTGGGACGGAGTGATCCATAACCTGAATGAACAGCCCATCAGCCCAATCACAGACGCAAATGAAATGGACAGTTCAATGCCTGAAATAATTTCAAAACTGAAAGCAGATCAGAAGTATAAAAAGCTTTTCGCAGCGGCTTATGGTGATGAAAATATAACCGGGGAAAGAGTACTGAAAGCCCTGTCACAGTTCATGGTGAGTATGATCTCCGCAGATTCCAAATACGACAGGGTTAAACAGGGAAAAGAAACGTTTACTTCTGAAGAATCCCAGGGAATGGCTCTCTTTCAACAAAAATGTGCCTCTTGCCACAGCGGGGAATTATTTACCGATGAAAGTTTCAGGAACACAGGAATGTATTACAACACCCAGTTTAAAGATGCCGGACGTTACCGTGTAACCCTTGATCAGAATGATTGGATGAAATTCCGTGTGCCAAGCCTGAGAAATGTAGAATATACAGCTCCATACATGCACGATGGAAGATTTTATACTCTTGAAGCAGTCCTCAACTTCTATTCAGATCATGTAGAAAACAATCCCAACCTTGATCCGCACCTGAAACAGAACGGGAATATCGGAATTGCGATGAATATCCAGGAAAAGCAGTTTATCATCACTTTTTTGAAAACCTTATCCGATAAAAGCTTTATTTCTAATCCAAAATTTGCAGAATGA